ATCCTTGCCGGACTCAACATCCTTGGCTCGGTTAACGAACCATCGCGGGACTATTGATGATACGTTATTAACGGCCCACTCAAGCTTCTTTAATTGCTCATCATTCAAGGAACCAAGTTTTTGGCTAGGATCTATGCCAAGATATCGACAAATGGCTACTCCCGTTGAGATCCCTATCCCCTTTATTCGGGCTATGGCGTATAGNGTAGACTTCTTGCCGTTGAGATCCGTATTGCCTATACGTATAATCTCCCTAACGCTACTCGACATCTAGAAGAAACTCGCAACTTAGGGTTTAAAAACAATGCTATTCCATTGAAGTTTCACNGCATGAATCACTTATCGCGTTGCCGCGGAGCCCGTTCTATTAAGGTCTCATATATCTTCCCAAGTAGATCATATAATTGATCTATTCTCTTGTTTGTTTCGTTTATTCTGTTGTTTAGCGTGTCGTTCATTGTTTCTATTCTTTTGCTTAGGTCATCTATTCTCTTGTTTGTTTCGTTTATTCTGTTGTTTAGCGTGTTGCCCAACTCGTTTATTCTGTTGTTTAGGGCATCATTCATGACATTCATTCTATTATTAACGGCCTCAAACCTAGCATCCATGTCCTTTTTAACTTCATTCACCCTATTATTCACCGTCTCAAAAAGCACATCCATTCGAGCATTCACTGCCTCTATGCTTTTACTTAATGACTCAAACACTGAATCAATCCTCTTATTGGTCTCATCTATTCTCTTATTGGATTCCCTGAACATTCCGATCATTAATATCACCAAATCCTCTGAACCCAGTTTCTTCCCGCTCTCCAGTTTCCTGAGGACAGCCTCTAACGACTTATCCACAACAGAACCCAATAATTGCTCCATTGCTCAAAATCAAGTATCGCATCAATTTATACTTTAGCCTATTGAATTATTGTGTTTTTCACAAATTAAGACCGGGATGTATTGCATCATTAATATGGAGAAC
Above is a genomic segment from Thermocladium sp. ECH_B containing:
- a CDS encoding 30S ribosomal protein S13; translated protein: MSSSVREIIRIGNTDLNGKKSTLYAIARIKGIGISTGVAICRYLGIDPSQKLGSLNDEQLKKLEWAVNNVSSIVPRWFVNRAKDVESGKDMHLIGADLLLYVRXDIDLERKLRTWKGIRHNLGLKVRGQRTRSTGRLGGTVGXAKKKAVPGAGGSSGGK